The DNA region AGGTTTGTGACCAAGAAGATCGACAACCTCGGTTTGGAGACCTCTGTTGAATATAATGATTGGGGACAAGTGACCAAACAAACCGACCCTCTAGGGAATATCCTAACCAATGAATATGATTGGTGGGGCAAGCTCTTAAAATCAAAAACCAATCTTGCTGGAACCACCACCTATACCTATGAGAAAAACACCAATAGAGATGCCGTCGTCACCGAATACAGTGCGGATGGGGATGTAAAGATATCCTATACCAATAAGCTCGGGCAAAATTATTTATCTACCACAAAAAAATTCGGGCAGGGCCAGTATATCTCTTCACAAATTTCGTATGACGGACTCGGTAGAAAAACAGGAACATCCGAACCCTATTCCGGAGGATATCCTAGCCAATGGAACCTCATAAAATATGATGATTACTCCCGACCGATAAAGGCCACTTCGTTTACCGGAAAAATAGTGGAATCGGTGTATAATGATTCTCAAAGATCGGTAACCGTCACCGAAAAAGACACCAAACCCAATAACGGAACAACCGACCGCTTCAAAAAACAAACAACAGATCCTCTGGGAAATATAAGTTCTTCCGAAGACTTGGGAGGTATTATCTATTTCAAATACAATGCGGCAGGAGAAAACACGGAAGCCAACTATGAGGGCAACATCGTGAAGACCACCTACGACGCGTGGGGAAATAAGACCCGCTTCGAGGATCCCTCCAACGGGGTGTACCAATACGAGTACAGTGGCTTTATGGGCGCGCTTTCGAAGTCCAAGAGCCCGAAGGGCGAGAAGACCTACACCTACAACGGCAAGGGGCAGCTTACCGAGCAGAGGGAGAAGAGCAAGACAGGCAACGCCACCGACAAGGTCATCAACTTTACGTACAACGACAAGGGGCTCATCACCAAGAAATACGGCACCTCCCTCGGGAAGCCCTACGGCAGCGGGATCGCCTACGACCAGTACGGCAGGGTGCTGAGCTCGTACGAGGAAAGCAACGGAAGGTATTTTATGAAAAAGGGCATCACCTACGACGACAAGATGCGGGTGACCTCCTACGAGAAGTCCCTCTACTCCTCCGGCGTGCTTACCAAGGTGACGATCGAGAACGAATACGACGGCTGGAGCGGCGCACTGTACAGGGTAAGGGAGAAGCCCACCGGGAAGATCCTGTGGGAGCTGAAGGAAACCAACGACCGGGGTCAGGTAAAAAAAGCCCAGTTAGGGAATGTACATATCGAGAACGAATATGACGGCAGCGGCTTTTTAGATTTTGTGGACCACACTTCTAATGCAAACCAATCCACCGTACTCTATATAGACTACACCTTCGATGCCGTAAAAAATGAGTTAAAGGATCGCAAAACCTTTGGAGACTTCAACATCATCGAGCAGTTTGAGTACGACGGCAATAACCGGCTGGTTAACTGGACGGACCCGGTGACCGGGGCGTTTGCGCAGAACCAGAAGCGCAACCTGTACGACAACAAGGGGCGCATCACCCAGAACGACCAGGTGGGAAGCTTCGCCTTCTCCCCCGGCACGAAAAAGTACCAGCCAATCGGTATGGTGCTGAACGCGGCGGGAAACATGAACTATACCAACGACCTGCTGCAGAAAATATCCTACAACGAGAACAACGATCCCGTGTATATCGACGGATTGAAGGGCGACGTGCGATTTGAGTACGGATTGACAAGCATGAGGCAACGGGTTACCTATGGAGGAAATTTCCTCCCCCCTACCCCCTCCGAAACAGGGACAGAGGAGGGAAGGTTCACCAAGTACTACAGTGAGGACGGCAGCTATGAAATTATCAGAAATAACCAGACCGGGCAGGAAAAACATCTCATATATATTGGAGGAACGCCATACGAAAGCAATATTGTTTTCGTTAAAGGATATACGGAGAGCGGCGGTTCATTCAAATTTTTGCATAAGGATTATTTAGGTTCGGTTTTAGCCATTACGGATGAAGCAGGCAATAAACTGGAGCAAAGACACTTTGATGCTTGGGGCAACCTGACACACCTGAAGATTGGCAATGGAGCAATCATTACAGATAAAACCCAGATTAGTGATTATCTCGCAAACGGCAACCTTCTTGTAGATCGTGGTTACACTTCTCACGAGCATTTTGTGGAGGTCGGGTTGATCCACATGAACGGAAGGTTGTACGATCCTCTTCTGAAAAGGTTCCTAAATGCTGATGAAAATATACAGGATCCGCACAACACGCAGAACTACAACAAGTATGGGTACGTGCTGAATAATCCACTGATGTATAATGATCCGAGCGGGGAGCTGTTCTGGTTTGCGGCATTGGCAGTTGCTTTAAAAAGTGTATTTTGGGCTGGAGTAGTTGCTGGGGCGATAGGTGGAGCAATCATAGGAAGTGCACTTTATTTAGGACAAGCTGCTATTACGGGTAACTTCTCTTGGGGTGGTTTTGCGAAATCATTTTTTATGGGAGCTTTAACAGGGGCAGTCGCAGGAGGTCTAGGACAAGTTTTTAGTGCGGGCGGATTTTGGGCAACTGTAGGCAATGGTGCTTTGGCGGGAGCTGGTAGTGGCGGAGTAACTTCTCTAATAAATGGAACAAATTTCTTAGAAGGATTAGCAACAGGTGCTGTTATCGGTGGAGCAATTGGTGCGGTGAGTTATTCAATAAATTTCTATTCAAAAGGTGGCGGTAAGGAAGCGGGTGCTAGATTCTGGAGTGGAAAAGCCAAATTAGATTTGTCAAAAGGATATGGTGCACACGGTGTTGATACAAAAGTATTAAATTCTGAAATTGATGCTACTTATGTAGGAGAATATAAAGGTGTCAAAGTATATGAGTCATCTGTTGGTTTCGGAAAAGGTGCTCAATCAGGAGGATTAACCTTGCCTCCTAACAAAATGGTGGTAGGAAAAGGTGCTTACGCTTTAAGAGATATCTTTGGAGATTCAGGAACTTATGATCTTTTTACCCACGAATTTGGACACATCCTACAAGCAAAAAAGGTTGGTGAGGCTGCATTCTATGATATTATTGCTCCAAGCAGTGGTTATAGTGCAACTGTAAATTCATACAGAGGTCATAATCAATTTTGGACTGAAACTTGGGCTAATCAATTATCTTATGATTACTTTACCAATAGAAATTTACCCTTTAATCTTTTAGAGAATATTGCTAAACCGCTTTCACAGAAGTATATTGATATTTTCACTAAATACCTTTCAATAAGAGGTTTCAGCATTCCTACATCTTGGAATAAAATCCCATAAAAAAAACATATGAAAAATATATTATTAATTAATTTCCTTCTTATTATTTCTTGCACTTCAAGAATCAAGGATGGCGCCAATTTGACCGTCTATAATGAGACTCCATCTGATATCTATATAATAGATAGATACACAATAGACAAAAAAACAAAAAAAAATATAGATATCTTTGACAATGGTTTTAGTAGTGATAGAAATAAAAAAATAATTCATTTAAAAGATAATTTAATCACTATGTACACTAACAAGACAATTTTTTTTCCTTTGAAAGATTATGAAAATAATAAGATTTATAACTCTCTAATATTTTATTTTATAAAAAGAGAAGATTTAGGGAAAACAAAACAAGAAATATTTGAAAAAAAACTGTATGATAGTATACGTATAAATTTAGATAAATTTCATCAAGAAGGTAGTGATAATCATCTTTATATAGAAGAAAATAAATCCGAGTTTAAAAATAATTGAACAAAAAAAGGCTGTCGTTCGACTAGTCATGGTCGGAAGAAAATTCCGGCCATTTTTTATGTTAAGTTTTAAAAACCTTGTCGGGATTTCCTCCAGCAAAAATGATTAATATAGCGGTAATCATATCCCGAATTTCCATTGCAATACGTCTTTTGGCGGTTTTGTATCCCAAATCGTTTACTTTTTTATAAATCAGAAGTAGCATAGAAGCAATCATGGTCATATAAATCATTACTTCGATTCCGTTTTTGTTCATTGATACCAAATGACTTAGATTGAGTTCCTGCTTTAGGAATCTAAAAAACACTTCAATATCCCAACGTTTTCTGTAATAATCTGCAATTTCTTTTGCCGAAAGTTCAAATTCATTGGTCAAAAACCAAAATTCTTTGTCTTTTTTTTCGTTTTTGATGACTACTAGTCGGAAACAAGTTTCTACTTTTTCTTCACGATGATGAATATTCCCACGTTTATTCAAAACTGGTTTTCCAGTGTAAAGCTTTACTTTGCTGTCTTTCATCACTTCCCAGTCATCCCATTTTTGAGATTTTTTTCCATCAAGAAAAGATTCTATTTCTTCAAATTTGCGGTTTTCTTTACTTCGGATAATGAATTTTACCGATTTTTCATCAAAATCTTTCATCACTCTTGTGGATTGCAAACCCCTGTCTATCACGTAAATATTCTCGTGATGTTCTTCTTTTTTTACTTGTTTCAGAATAGCTTCGGGAAGTGCGGCTTCCTCTGACGAATATTTTTGTCCAGTAAAGACTTCGACACCTGAAGGCAAAATTCCATCAAATGAAAAACTGAATTTCACCAGTTTCTTCCCACTTTTCTGGTCGATTCCTTCTTTGAGTTTGGCGCAGGTATCGGCAACAATGGTGCTGTCAACCCTGATTAGGTTGTACTTTTCGATTTCGGTCTTCGAATAAAGTTCAGAAAACCTTCCGTACATCTGCTCGTAAATTTCTTTAAAATAATTGGAATCGATTTTGGAAAGCCTTTCAGAGATAGAACTTCTGCGTACTTTTTCCTCTTCACCCAAACCAAACAAGGCTTTGAAACCACTGCTGTTAAAGGTGTCTTCTAAGGTTCTTTGGCTTAATTTTTCATTATCAAAAATACAAAATAAAAGCAAATAAAACATTTTCTTACCGTGAAGCACTTTGCTATAGTGGTCTACTTTAGAAGTTGCAGAAAGATGGGTTAAAAGCGCTTCGGGAATAAACTCCAAAACTTGCTTGAGGGAGATTTTGTGGTCTTTAAAAACTGACATAATTAATTGATTATCAGCTATAAAGATACGAAATTAAATTCAAATAAACAAGTTAAATAATTGATAATCAACCTGTTAAATCACTTCATCTTCACAACAAAAAAAACAAAAAAGTCGGAAGAAAAATCTTCCGACCATGACTAGTCGTTCGACAGTCTTTTTTGTATTATAGAGCAGCAATATTTTTAAGTTTTGCGGCTTTGATAAAAGCGTCGATGGTAGCGAAGATGTGGCTTTTGGTGTCGTTGTCCAGTTCTTGTATCGCCTTTAGTTTTTTCAGGGTGTCGTTGTCAATCTGCTCATATTCTCCGTCTTTTACGAGATAATCCAGCGTTACGCCAAGAGCATCAGCAATTTTTGTAGCCACTTCAATAGAGGGAACATTTTCCCCACGCTCATATTTTCCTATAATGTCTCCAGAGGTTCCAATGGTTTTGCCAAGGTCGCTCTGCTTTATTTTTTTTTGTTTTCTGGCAAAAGCCAATCTGTCTGCAAAAGCCATAAATAAGTCGTTTTTATGAGTTATAAACTAAAGATTAGCAAATATAAGCAACTTATAAGTTAGATAAAAATAAAATAATACTTGCATATAAAAGTTAAATGAGTTAGATTTGTGAGGTATTTGTCAGATAAAATATTTTCAAAAATTTTTAGTCTATGGAAATCTCCGAAATCAAAAATCGTTTAAGCCTCTCCGAGGTTCTACACCATTACAATCTACAGCCTAAAAACAATATGCTGAAATGTTTCCACCACGAAGACAAGAAACCAAGTATGCAGGTGAATTTGGAGAAGAATTTTTATAAATGCCACAGTTGTGGGAAAACAGGCGATGTCATCCAGTTTATAGAAGATTTTGAAAACTTAGATAAGCATAATGCAATTTTAAAAGCACAATCTTTAATTGGTTCAGAAGTTCCAACAATGATAAAACCGAAAATTGAAAATAAAAGTCAGTCCGACACGGTATTTTTGGAAAAAATTTTTAAAACGTTCCGAAAAGGTATCTACAACTCCAATCCAGCGAAGGAATATGCGGAAAAGAGAAATCTAAAAGTAGCATTGGGAGAAAACAAGGAGGGGCTGGAAATCGGCTTCAACTCGGGACAATTCCACCACGGAGAACGGAAAGACGAGGAACTGATTAAAAAATCTTTGGAAGCGGGATTGTTGATTGACAAAGGAATTTTGGGAAGAACAGGGGAAAAAGCGTTTGGAATTTTTGCGAATAAATGTCTGATTTTTCCTTTAAGGAATAAAGAAAACGAGATTGTAAGCTTTTACGGAAGAAGTATTTTTGAAAACAAGGAAGCGAAACACTTCTATTTGAGAAACCGAAGCGGAATTTATCCAGCTTATCCAAAAAAGGAAACGAAGAAACTTATTTTAACAGAAGCGATAATCGACTGTGCAAGTTTACTGCAAATACGACAAATAAAGGAAAATTACAGTTTAATCAGTTGCTTTGGAACAAACGGTTTAAACGAAGAGATTTTACAAGCAATAAAAGAACTCAAGAATTTAGAAGAAATTATTTTTTGTTTTGATAATGATAAAGCAGGAAAAACCGCAGTAGAAAAATATGCCAATCAATTATTAATGGTTAATTATAAATTGTTAATTACAAATGTGGAACTTCCTAACAAAGATATAAACGAAACTCTGCAACTCCACAGTGAAGAAATATTTTTGGAACTTTTAGAGAACCGAAAAGATATTTTTCTTTCAAATGAAAATAAAAAAATTATTGTTACCGAAGCAGAACCAAGAGCAGAACCAAAAAATAATATTGATTTTTTAAAGCAGAAAAATTTACTGCAGGAACTCAATAAGCTCATAGAAAAAGCGGGAATCATCGGGGAAGAAAACAGCAGATTATTACTGTTTTTGATTACAATCAGTTACCTAAACAAAAGTCCGCTACACGGAATTGTGCAGGGAAGTTCGGGAAGCGGAAAAACCCACATTATCTCAAGGATTGCGGACCTGATGCCACAGGAAGATGTCTTAAGATTTACAAGAATTACGGAGAGTTCTCTTTATAATTGGGGAGAATTTGATTTATTTCAAAAAATCATAATTATTGAAGATCTGGACGGATTAAAGGAAGATGCACTTTATGCGTTAAGGGAATTTATCTCCAACCAAGTTTTAAGAAGTTCGGTAACCATCAAAGATAAAAAGGGAAACAACAAGTCTTCCCACAAAATCGTGAAAGGACAGTTCAGCAGTTTATCTGCGACAACCAAGGGCGAATTATACGAGGACAATATGAACAGGAGCTTTATCATCGCCATCAATGAAAGCGAGGAACAGACGGAGAAAATAATATCCTACCAAAACCGCAGAAATGCGGGAGAAATCGACAGAAACGAGCAGGAAAAGGCGATTGGTTTTATTCAAAAATTGGTAAGAAATCTAAAGCATTACGAGGTGGTAAATCCTTATGCAACACAGATACAGCTACCTAATAATGTAAAAAATAAAAGACGTTTAAATGAAATGTTCCAATCGACTATTAAGCAAATAACCCTATTACACCAATATCAGAGAGAAATATCCTCCTCCAGCTCCTCCAAAGGAGGAGAGCAATATTTGGTTACGGAAATAGAGGATGTTGAGAATGCCGTAGAAATCTTATTTGAAAGCATCATTTTAAAAATAGACGAACTGGACGGAAGTTTAAGACAGTTTTTTGAAAAATTGAAGAAAGCCTTTACGGACAATCATTTTACACGGTTTGATGCAATGGGAATTACGGGGTTTAAAAAGACACAGTTGCAGTTTTATCTCAATGAATTGGTACGATTGGAATATTTAAAACAGATTGGCTTTGCGAACAAAGGATTTAAATATAAAGTTTCTTATAGCGACAATATCCAGAAAGTTAGGAAAGATTTAAAAGAAGCTTTTACGAAACAGCTGGAAGAACTTAAACTGAACGCTACCGAACACAAGCGAACGCCAAACGGAAGCGAAACGAACGCTAAAGCACAACCTATGACCATCTAAATCTCTTATTATCAAATCTTTATTAGTTACAATTGGTTATCGTTCGGAAAAATCGAAAATATTACAAAAGCAAAAAGGCCATATGTGAATGGAAAATGAAGTTTTAACGGAATACCGACACTATTTAAAATCCCTTGGCTACAAAGAAGATGCGGTTATAAAAAGAATAAAGTCGGTCAGAAAATTTTTAGATTTTGCACAAAAACACTACGCTGAAATCACCTCGGAAGATTTAGAAAAATATTACCAATATCTACAAGAAAAGCCCAACAGGTTTAAGGCTGAAAAAGGCATCAAGCAAAGCACCATTTTACAGTATATCCGAAACGTGGAGCAGTTTTACGAAATGCTCGCAGAGTATGGGAAACTTGGGGAACCCATCACGATAAATCCTGAAGCTAGAGAAGATGATATTTTTGTAAGAGAAATTTTGTCTCAAGAAGAAATCCAAAAACTTTACGAAGTAGCAGGAGAATTACAAGAAAAAATCATTTTACACCTTGCCTACGGATGCGGACTGCGTGCAGGAGAACTGGTAAAAGCGAATAAAGAAGATGTCTATCTGAAGGAAAATCTTTTAATCGTTCCGAGGGGAAAGTTTAACAAAAGAAGAATAATCCCACTTACAGAAACCATAAAAAATGATTTGGAACTTTTTATTTCAATTGAAAGAAAAGATTTTGAAGAGAAAACACCGCTTTTACTTCATTCCAAAGGCGGAAGAATACAAGAGTGGACATTGAATAGAATTTTAAAAAAGATGCTCAAAAAAATAAAAATTAGCGATGAAATCGACGAAGGAGATTCGCCGACCTCGTGGAGGCAAAGAATAAAGAAAATATCAATCCACAGTCTACGCCACAGCATAGCCACGCACCTTTTAGAAAACGGAATGGCGATGGAAAAGGTAAAAGAGTTTTTGGGACACAAGAATTTGGAAACCACGGAGATTTATACAAGAATATCTAAAAAATTATTAAAAGATTTAAGGATTTAGAAATTAGGAAATTATGCATAATAATGGAAAAGTCCCCTTTGGGGATTTAGGGGCTTATATCGAAAAAAACTACAGGAATAAAAGTTTATTCACCACAATACGGCACTATTTAAGTTACCAAAGAAACGCAGAAACCGCCCAACTAAAAGACATCTTACAGTATATTGAATACTTACGGAAACAGGACCTGAATCCTAAAACCGTCAGAAACCATCTCTTTGCAGTCAAAATCTACTATAACTATCTACAGGAAACAGGGCGGAGAAAAACCCACCCCTGCAAAAAATTACAACTCAAAGACCAACTCAACACGAGTGTAGCCACAGAAAAACTATACACATCGGAAGAATTGGAACAGTTTTACCAAAACTATAAAAGCAGAGAAAAAGAATTGCAGACCAGAAACAAGGTAATCATCAGTTTGCTTGTCTACCAAGCCTTACAGGTTACGGAAATCACGAAATTACAACTGCAGGATATTGATTTAGAGAAAGGAGAAATTATCATCAACAAAGAGAAACTAAACTCTAAAAAATCTTGGGGAAACAGCAGGATATTACCGTTGAAAGCCAACCAGATCCTACTTTTTTACCAGTACTTAAAATGGAGGGAAACATTGTTGGAAAATTTAAACAAAGAATCTGAAACCTTTATACTGACAAAACAGGGAAATACTTTAAACCCCCATTTAATCAGCAATTTAATCAATGAAGAAAAAGGGCAAAGATTTTTACCGTTGAAAATAAGGCAGTCCGTCATTGCAAATTTGTTGAAGGAAAAGAACGATTTACGTTTGGTCCAGGTCTTTACGGGACACAAGAAAAGTTCCACCACGGAAAGATACCGACTCACGGAATTGGAGGAACTCCAAAATGCGGTAAATAATTTTCACCCGATACAATAGTCCACCGCTTGCATTTTGAATTAAATATCCCGCCCTCCGAATAAAAAAGCCATTTTCGCCGACACCTTTTCCAACGCTTCCCGACGCATTACCGCCACAGCAAGTTACATAATCAAAATTATGGTCAAACTGCCCACGCAAACCGTTGTTCTCCACTCCGCAGGCTCCGCTCCGCACAAACCAGCCGCATCTTCGCCCATAATTTGGGATTATGTAAAATGCCTTCCTTTGCTCCGTTTTTGAAAAAAACTCCGCTTCCAACGCTTTTAGCCAAACACTTTCCCGAAACCTTTTCCAGCCCGAGAAAAAGACTTTTTTGCCAACGCTTCCCACCCTTTTTATAGGAAAAATGCTCCCACGCTCTGAAAGTTCTTCGGTAGAAAATTTGGAAATAGAAACACGGAAATATTAAAATGTGGATAAATCCCCAGCGAAATCCACCGATATTTTACCCACATTTTAATATTTACAACAGCGACAACAGCGGAAATTTTTACAACTAAATTTTTTCTTTTATCTGAAAAATTAAAGCGGAGGGAAAACCACCTTTGCAGAAGAAAAAAGGCGGTTGGAAAAAGCATTTTGTATAATGTTCCGACGGCTTTCTGCAGTGGCGACCGTTACGCAAAGAATTTTCGGAGCCATTGCATAAAACCGAATTATACGAAGTGGTTTGTTTGCGGTGGGATTTTCTTCTGCAAAGGTGGTTTTTGCGTTGGACTTTCAGGGACTGAATTTATTTTTTTCAATTGAAAGAAAAATGAGTAAATTTGAGGAAAAGAAAAGGAGTTCTTTGCTGAAAAAGAAAGCCCTCGCGCGAGGAAAAAGTTGTGCAGGAGTATGTTCTGAATAATCCACTGATGTATAATGATCCGAGCGGGGAGCTGTTCTGGTTTGCGGCATTGGCAGTTGCTTTAAAAAGTGTATTTTGGGCTGGAGTAGTTGCTGGGGCGATAGGTGGAGCAATCATAGGAAGTGCACTTTATTTAGGACAAGCTGCTATTACGGGTAACTTCTCTTGGGGTGGTTTTGCGAAATCATTTTTTATGGGAGCTTTAACAGGGGCAGTCGCAGGAGGTCTAGGACAAGTTTTTAGTGCGGGCGGATTTTGGGCAACTGTAGGCAATGGTGCTTTGGCGGGAGCTGGTAGTGGCGGAGTAACTTCTCTAATAAATGGAACAAATTTCTTAGAAGGATTAGCAACAGGTGCTGTTATCGGTGGAGCAATTGGTGCGGTGAGTTATTCAATAAATTTCTATTCAAAAGGTGGCGGTAAGGAAGCGGGTGCTAGATTCTGGAGTGGAAAAGCCAAATTAGATTTGTCAAAAGGATATGGTGCACACGGTGTTGATACAAAAGTATTAAATTCTGAAATTGATGCTACTTATGTAGGAGAATATAAAGGTGTCAAAGTATATGAGTCATCTGTTGGTTTCGGAAAAGGTGCTCAATCAGGAGGATTAACCTTGCCTCCTAACAAAATGGTGGTAGGAAAAGGTGCTTACGCTTTAAGAGATATCTTTGGAGATTCAGGAACTTATGATCTTTTTACCCACGAATTTGGACACATCCTACAAGCAAAAAAGGTTGGTGAGGCTGCATTCTATGATATTATTGCTCCAAGCAGTGGTTATAGTGCAACTGTAAATTCATACAGAGGTCATAATCAATTTTGGACTGAAACTTGGGCTAATCAATTATCTTATGATTACTTTACCAATAGAAATTTACCCTTTAATCTTTTAGAGAATATTGCTAAACCGCTTTCACAGAAGTATATTGATATTTTCACTAAATACCTTTCAATAAGAGGTTTCAGCATTCCTACATCTTGGAATAAAATCCCATAAAAAAAACATATGAAAAATATATTATTAATTAATTTCCTTCTTATTATTTCTTGCACTTCAAGAATCAAGGATGGCGCCAATTTGACCGTCTATAATGAGACTCCATCTGATATCTATATAATAGATAGATACACAATAGACAAAAAAACAAAAAAAAATATAGATATCTTTGACAATGGTTTTAGTAGTGATAGAAATAAAAAAATAATTCATTTAAAAGATAATTTAATCACTATGTACACTAACAAGACAATTTTTTTTCCTTTGAAAGATTATGAAAATAATAAGATTTATAACTCTCTAATATTTTATTTTATAAAAAGAGAAGATTTAGGGAAAACAAAACAAGAAATATTTGAAAAAAAACTGTATGATAGTATACGTATAAATTTAGATAAATTTCATCAAGAAGGTAGTGATAATCATCTTTATATAGAAGAAAATAAATCCGAGTTTAAAAATAATTGAACAAAAAAAGGCTGTCGTTCGACTAGTCATGG from Chryseobacterium suipulveris includes:
- a CDS encoding helix-turn-helix domain-containing protein: MAFADRLAFARKQKKIKQSDLGKTIGTSGDIIGKYERGENVPSIEVATKIADALGVTLDYLVKDGEYEQIDNDTLKKLKAIQELDNDTKSHIFATIDAFIKAAKLKNIAAL
- a CDS encoding CHC2 zinc finger domain-containing protein, giving the protein MEISEIKNRLSLSEVLHHYNLQPKNNMLKCFHHEDKKPSMQVNLEKNFYKCHSCGKTGDVIQFIEDFENLDKHNAILKAQSLIGSEVPTMIKPKIENKSQSDTVFLEKIFKTFRKGIYNSNPAKEYAEKRNLKVALGENKEGLEIGFNSGQFHHGERKDEELIKKSLEAGLLIDKGILGRTGEKAFGIFANKCLIFPLRNKENEIVSFYGRSIFENKEAKHFYLRNRSGIYPAYPKKETKKLILTEAIIDCASLLQIRQIKENYSLISCFGTNGLNEEILQAIKELKNLEEIIFCFDNDKAGKTAVEKYANQLLMVNYKLLITNVELPNKDINETLQLHSEEIFLELLENRKDIFLSNENKKIIVTEAEPRAEPKNNIDFLKQKNLLQELNKLIEKAGIIGEENSRLLLFLITISYLNKSPLHGIVQGSSGSGKTHIISRIADLMPQEDVLRFTRITESSLYNWGEFDLFQKIIIIEDLDGLKEDALYALREFISNQVLRSSVTIKDKKGNNKSSHKIVKGQFSSLSATTKGELYEDNMNRSFIIAINESEEQTEKIISYQNRRNAGEIDRNEQEKAIGFIQKLVRNLKHYEVVNPYATQIQLPNNVKNKRRLNEMFQSTIKQITLLHQYQREISSSSSSKGGEQYLVTEIEDVENAVEILFESIILKIDELDGSLRQFFEKLKKAFTDNHFTRFDAMGITGFKKTQLQFYLNELVRLEYLKQIGFANKGFKYKVSYSDNIQKVRKDLKEAFTKQLEELKLNATEHKRTPNGSETNAKAQPMTI
- a CDS encoding tyrosine-type recombinase/integrase is translated as MHNNGKVPFGDLGAYIEKNYRNKSLFTTIRHYLSYQRNAETAQLKDILQYIEYLRKQDLNPKTVRNHLFAVKIYYNYLQETGRRKTHPCKKLQLKDQLNTSVATEKLYTSEELEQFYQNYKSREKELQTRNKVIISLLVYQALQVTEITKLQLQDIDLEKGEIIINKEKLNSKKSWGNSRILPLKANQILLFYQYLKWRETLLENLNKESETFILTKQGNTLNPHLISNLINEEKGQRFLPLKIRQSVIANLLKEKNDLRLVQVFTGHKKSSTTERYRLTELEELQNAVNNFHPIQ
- a CDS encoding IS4 family transposase, translated to MSVFKDHKISLKQVLEFIPEALLTHLSATSKVDHYSKVLHGKKMFYLLLFCIFDNEKLSQRTLEDTFNSSGFKALFGLGEEEKVRRSSISERLSKIDSNYFKEIYEQMYGRFSELYSKTEIEKYNLIRVDSTIVADTCAKLKEGIDQKSGKKLVKFSFSFDGILPSGVEVFTGQKYSSEEAALPEAILKQVKKEEHHENIYVIDRGLQSTRVMKDFDEKSVKFIIRSKENRKFEEIESFLDGKKSQKWDDWEVMKDSKVKLYTGKPVLNKRGNIHHREEKVETCFRLVVIKNEKKDKEFWFLTNEFELSAKEIADYYRKRWDIEVFFRFLKQELNLSHLVSMNKNGIEVMIYMTMIASMLLLIYKKVNDLGYKTAKRRIAMEIRDMITAILIIFAGGNPDKVFKT
- a CDS encoding tyrosine-type recombinase/integrase; its protein translation is MENEVLTEYRHYLKSLGYKEDAVIKRIKSVRKFLDFAQKHYAEITSEDLEKYYQYLQEKPNRFKAEKGIKQSTILQYIRNVEQFYEMLAEYGKLGEPITINPEAREDDIFVREILSQEEIQKLYEVAGELQEKIILHLAYGCGLRAGELVKANKEDVYLKENLLIVPRGKFNKRRIIPLTETIKNDLELFISIERKDFEEKTPLLLHSKGGRIQEWTLNRILKKMLKKIKISDEIDEGDSPTSWRQRIKKISIHSLRHSIATHLLENGMAMEKVKEFLGHKNLETTEIYTRISKKLLKDLRI